In Anaerosporomusa subterranea, one DNA window encodes the following:
- a CDS encoding Lrp/AsnC family transcriptional regulator, whose product MDDIDRRILELLQNDGRMTMKDLGGQIGLTSPAAIERVKKLEESGIIRGYAAVVDVKKIGSSLRAFFLVNCSCSCRQFAEFAAAHEQILSCHRISGKYCYLTEAVVNGMAELEELHEQLLELGSVETLIVLSSPFDHKTVRLQNANLPKAAGNA is encoded by the coding sequence ATGGATGATATTGATCGACGCATCCTCGAATTGCTGCAAAACGATGGTCGCATGACGATGAAAGATTTGGGAGGGCAAATTGGCCTAACCAGTCCTGCGGCCATCGAACGTGTGAAAAAATTGGAAGAAAGCGGTATCATTCGTGGTTATGCTGCAGTCGTAGATGTCAAGAAAATAGGTTCATCGTTGCGAGCCTTTTTCTTAGTGAATTGCTCTTGTAGTTGTCGCCAATTTGCTGAATTTGCCGCCGCGCACGAACAGATTCTTTCTTGCCACCGCATTTCAGGCAAATATTGCTATCTAACTGAAGCTGTTGTGAATGGCATGGCCGAACTGGAAGAATTGCACGAACAATTGCTAGAACTTGGCTCTGTCGAAACCCTTATTGTCTTGTCTTCACCATTTGATCACAAGACAGTCCGGCTTCAGAACGCTAACCTGCCGAAAGCGGCAGGCAACGCTTAA
- a CDS encoding ABC transporter ATP-binding protein → MARYFQTKDYERTVPVSMKLLKFLWGMSQPMRLYMWVALVVMLLATGFDLIRPYLMKVAIDSHMQTGNIEGLAQLAALYAASIGATAMFSYIQTVLLQYIGQTIILGARQKIFRHLLYRPYAELEGQPVGRMVTRVTNDTDALKELYTDVIVSFASNILTLIGIMLVMLALDWRLALVSYAMLPLMVASTLLYQRYARLAYRLVREKTALVNSFVQENLNGAPIVKAFARFQITGEEFRKLSDQYLAAGLKEMRTFAIFRPLVDLIYTLAVAMVLWLGGWDGKTGLEIGVLVAFLRYVEKFFWPIRDLAEKFGSLQSALAAAERVYDLLAEEPSPEMTPCTEPLGTFRGSVSFEDVWFAYQNEDWVLRGVTINIEPGEFAGVVGLSGSGKTTLVNLLLRFYEPQRGVIRLDGIDIRDLPLPVIRRKVGVVFQDVHLFQGSIADNISLYHQEISRSSVESASRIASLHATVAQMPQGYDTLIGYQGALLSAGQRQLLSLARALASQPDILVLDEATSNIDSQTEQHVQEALAAISEQRTILAVAHRLSTIQQADKIFVMSRGRVAEAGRHADLLAKRGLYFRLYSSQ, encoded by the coding sequence ATGGCTCGATATTTCCAGACAAAAGACTATGAGAGAACTGTACCAGTAAGTATGAAGCTTCTCAAGTTTTTATGGGGTATGTCGCAACCGATGCGACTGTATATGTGGGTTGCGCTTGTTGTTATGCTGCTGGCGACCGGCTTTGACTTGATCCGTCCCTATCTCATGAAGGTCGCAATCGACAGCCACATGCAAACCGGCAATATCGAGGGCCTTGCCCAGTTGGCAGCTCTATACGCTGCTAGCATTGGCGCAACTGCTATGTTTTCCTATATTCAAACTGTTCTGCTGCAATATATCGGCCAGACCATCATTCTTGGCGCCAGACAAAAGATATTTCGTCACCTGCTTTACCGCCCCTATGCTGAGCTGGAAGGACAGCCTGTCGGTCGGATGGTGACTCGAGTTACGAATGATACAGACGCATTAAAGGAATTATATACTGATGTCATTGTATCGTTTGCCAGTAATATTCTTACTCTGATTGGCATTATGCTAGTTATGCTAGCTCTCGACTGGCGGCTGGCTCTGGTTTCTTACGCCATGCTGCCACTTATGGTGGCTTCAACGTTATTGTACCAACGCTATGCCCGGCTTGCCTATCGCCTGGTCAGAGAAAAGACCGCATTGGTAAACAGCTTTGTGCAAGAAAATCTAAACGGTGCACCGATTGTCAAGGCGTTCGCCCGCTTCCAGATAACTGGGGAGGAATTTCGCAAATTGAGCGATCAGTATTTAGCCGCCGGTCTTAAGGAGATGCGGACTTTTGCGATATTCCGGCCGCTAGTTGACCTGATTTATACCCTAGCCGTGGCTATGGTACTTTGGCTGGGCGGCTGGGACGGGAAAACTGGTCTCGAAATTGGCGTCTTGGTTGCATTTCTTCGCTATGTGGAGAAATTTTTTTGGCCAATCAGAGACTTAGCTGAAAAATTCGGTTCCCTTCAGTCCGCATTAGCTGCGGCGGAACGAGTGTATGACCTGCTGGCCGAAGAGCCATCTCCTGAAATGACGCCATGTACTGAACCACTTGGTACCTTTCGGGGTAGTGTCAGTTTTGAGGACGTGTGGTTTGCCTACCAAAACGAGGACTGGGTTTTGCGTGGTGTAACAATCAATATAGAACCAGGCGAGTTTGCCGGTGTAGTCGGCTTGTCTGGTTCTGGGAAAACTACGCTAGTGAACTTGCTGTTGCGGTTCTATGAACCGCAGCGCGGCGTCATTCGCCTGGACGGAATCGACATCCGGGATCTGCCGCTGCCAGTAATAAGACGGAAAGTGGGCGTTGTTTTTCAAGATGTTCATTTATTTCAAGGCTCAATCGCAGACAACATTAGTCTATATCATCAAGAAATTAGCCGCAGTAGCGTCGAATCTGCTTCCCGTATAGCCAGTCTGCATGCAACGGTGGCCCAGATGCCACAGGGTTATGACACTCTGATTGGCTATCAAGGCGCTTTGCTATCGGCAGGTCAGAGGCAACTTCTCTCTTTAGCCAGAGCACTGGCTTCACAGCCCGATATTTTGGTGCTGGATGAAGCGACTTCGAATATAGATAGTCAGACCGAACAGCATGTTCAAGAAGCGCTTGCCGCTATATCTGAGCAACGCACGATCTTAGCAGTAGCCCATCGTTTGTCCACAATCCAGCAGGCAGACAAAATCTTTGTCATGTCTCGTGGACGAGTGGCGGAAGCAGGCAGACATGCAGATTTGTTGGCTAAGCGGGGATTATATTTCCGGCTTTATAGCAGTCAATAA
- a CDS encoding molybdopterin-dependent oxidoreductase, producing MSILADLKTPIFAAEGILHIDPATFRLEVSGLVDRPLSFSLAELKQQFPIATVNRRLTSVSGWSVRADWNGILWRDFFKSIGVQEKARYVLFASPADYTTVVWLKDLEEGEALLAWGAGGQALEPEYGGPLRMVVPQLWGYKSCKWLCRIEFLEKYRTGYWELRGYSHRAEIEPGETFDVNSGQYYPIPGGEVTNF from the coding sequence ATGAGTATATTAGCTGACCTAAAGACTCCCATCTTTGCGGCTGAAGGAATATTACACATTGATCCTGCAACTTTTCGGCTTGAGGTAAGCGGATTGGTCGACCGACCGCTTTCTTTTAGCTTGGCGGAGCTCAAGCAACAATTCCCGATAGCGACAGTCAATCGCCGCTTAACCTCGGTTAGCGGCTGGTCTGTACGGGCAGACTGGAATGGTATCTTGTGGCGAGACTTTTTTAAGTCGATCGGGGTACAAGAGAAAGCACGCTATGTATTATTCGCCAGTCCAGCCGACTATACTACCGTTGTTTGGCTGAAGGATCTCGAGGAGGGCGAGGCTCTGCTGGCATGGGGAGCAGGTGGACAGGCGTTAGAGCCTGAATACGGCGGCCCGCTACGTATGGTCGTGCCTCAATTGTGGGGCTATAAAAGCTGCAAATGGTTGTGTCGGATTGAATTTCTCGAAAAGTACCGCACTGGTTATTGGGAGCTCCGCGGCTATTCGCACCGGGCAGAGATTGAACCAGGTGAAACCTTTGATGTTAATTCCGGCCAGTATTACCCCATTCCTGGCGGCGAGGTAACTAATTTCTAA
- a CDS encoding ABC transporter ATP-binding protein, whose amino-acid sequence MRISKDWRLLAPFFSQHWKRYVFGIMLLIVVDALQLLIPRLIGQAVDAIAADSSSLTQVLLTLLLIAVIIAGLRYGYRECIMGATRRLEYFLREIVFNHALRLPLEYYDRQGPGALMALLTNDASAVRMTFGLGCILLIDAVFMAALSLAIMGSSINWNLTLLATLPLPVILLVATYMGKAVHQSFRTVQESFSALTDYSQEVFAGFRVIKGFASEETVSHRFAALSQKNMDAGMRSSKVQAAYIPLTHALPLLSYAITLYFGGRLVINGGMTIGDMAAFQGYLGLIIWPVMGLGFLLNTLERGAASLARIANILDVPAVEADECDENCAELLDAGVELRNLTFSYPAAIAPTLSNVSLQVAPGAFVGVVGRTGSGKSTLLKVLLRLYDAPPDSVFIGGREIHGIGFRPLRTAIGYVPQDSLLFSRTIGENIAFDKSYSRREIEEAARLAVVDEDIDEKPQGMETVLGEKGTRLSGGQKQRVAIARALIKNPAILLLDDVFSALDYRTQDSLLSQMKLFLDGRTSIVVSQRVAAVRNADLIVVMDAGRIAEQGTHGELLARQGLYYRLYEQQIVNGDE is encoded by the coding sequence ATGAGAATTAGTAAAGACTGGCGACTATTAGCCCCGTTTTTTTCACAGCACTGGAAACGTTATGTTTTCGGCATTATGCTGTTGATCGTGGTCGATGCCCTGCAACTGCTTATTCCCCGTTTAATTGGCCAGGCTGTGGATGCAATCGCCGCTGACAGCAGTTCTCTGACTCAGGTGTTGCTTACGCTTTTGTTAATCGCTGTCATTATTGCTGGTCTCCGCTACGGGTATCGGGAATGCATTATGGGGGCCACCCGGCGGTTGGAATATTTCCTGCGGGAGATAGTGTTTAATCATGCTTTGCGCTTACCTTTAGAATATTATGATCGACAGGGCCCGGGCGCATTGATGGCATTATTGACGAATGATGCATCAGCGGTGCGTATGACTTTCGGCTTGGGCTGCATTCTCTTGATTGACGCTGTATTTATGGCAGCCTTATCGTTAGCTATCATGGGTAGCTCGATTAACTGGAATTTGACTTTGCTTGCGACTCTGCCACTGCCAGTCATTTTGTTGGTAGCTACCTACATGGGCAAAGCTGTGCATCAGTCGTTTCGCACAGTGCAGGAGAGTTTTTCCGCATTGACCGACTATTCGCAAGAAGTATTTGCAGGCTTTCGGGTCATTAAAGGGTTTGCGTCAGAAGAAACCGTCAGTCATCGCTTCGCTGCTTTGAGTCAGAAGAATATGGATGCAGGCATGAGATCGTCAAAAGTCCAGGCGGCGTATATTCCGTTGACTCATGCTCTGCCATTATTGTCCTATGCGATTACCTTATACTTTGGCGGTAGACTAGTGATTAATGGTGGAATGACCATTGGTGATATGGCCGCATTCCAAGGCTACTTGGGGCTGATCATCTGGCCAGTCATGGGATTGGGTTTTCTATTAAATACGTTGGAACGGGGAGCGGCCTCGCTCGCGCGTATCGCTAATATCCTTGATGTTCCTGCTGTGGAGGCCGACGAATGTGACGAGAATTGTGCCGAACTGTTAGATGCGGGCGTTGAGCTGCGCAATCTAACCTTTTCTTATCCCGCCGCGATTGCCCCTACATTATCAAATGTAAGTCTGCAGGTTGCTCCCGGGGCATTTGTCGGCGTGGTCGGACGAACAGGTAGCGGCAAATCCACTTTGCTGAAAGTGTTGCTTCGCTTATATGATGCCCCGCCAGATAGTGTTTTCATCGGCGGTAGAGAAATTCACGGAATAGGTTTTCGACCATTACGGACGGCAATTGGCTATGTACCGCAGGATAGCTTGTTATTTTCGCGCACCATCGGCGAAAATATTGCGTTTGACAAAAGCTATTCACGCCGCGAAATTGAGGAAGCTGCAAGGCTGGCTGTCGTTGACGAAGATATTGATGAAAAGCCGCAAGGCATGGAAACTGTCTTAGGTGAAAAAGGAACCAGGCTGTCAGGCGGGCAGAAACAACGCGTAGCCATTGCTCGCGCCTTGATAAAGAACCCCGCGATCTTGTTGCTCGATGACGTGTTTTCGGCGCTCGACTACCGGACCCAGGACAGTTTGCTTTCGCAGATGAAACTATTTCTTGACGGGCGGACCTCAATTGTTGTGTCCCAGCGGGTCGCGGCTGTACGCAACGCCGATTTGATTGTCGTAATGGACGCAGGCAGGATTGCCGAGCAGGGGACACACGGAGAATTATTGGCCCGGCAAGGTCTGTATTATCGGTTATACGAACAACAGATCGTGAATGGAGACGAATAA
- a CDS encoding glutamine synthetase — translation MRNDLMYVIPAGSHTSEAIVAILDCHPEIKFVSLVGIDLAGNDTDEKIPVKIFKKDINDFFTGSAVQTDGSSVVLTGIASLNNAKVDMLADPTVNWFVDYNYEHIDIQTGKPVGTLRIPAFLEHDGVRVDSRSILAQSLQYVSKELLTLLKSGKKISGLEHVNGEDVEEIIFTSGTELEFWIKTPAEKAPVEELSATQAMQENYWARTRGDARTALEESLLMMANYGLEPEMGHKEVGGLKAQIDESGAVTHVVEQLEIDWRFANAMQAADNELQARILVKEVFRENGLEVSFKAKPIIGVAGNGEHTHVGFAAKMKNGKIVNLFAPNDMKADFMSAVGYGAIMGVLKNYEAINPFVSATNDSLNRLKPGFEAPVCIVTSLGHNPAVPSRNRTILAGLVRDVNNPLATRFEVRAPNPFTNTYIALSAFYLAMVDGVKAAVSAGKTTEELLAELSKDAGTPGFYLEKDRAYRSEHDVFEDYSAEERDRLFGKPPATVWENMKGIEKYPDKVAVITAGNAFRKPLVDAFVNGALLRWKTELTTRIIPENLDMIREYQCLHNQTTGTDVDDEKWAKINALRVYLAKDSKAQKSLFCRLKSALAAGEYDAASDMQIEMSAKMEELKSMYSNYKKNMIDCCIE, via the coding sequence ATGAGAAACGATTTAATGTACGTTATCCCCGCTGGCAGCCATACTTCTGAAGCGATTGTCGCGATACTCGATTGTCATCCCGAGATTAAATTTGTCTCACTCGTCGGTATTGACCTGGCTGGGAACGACACAGACGAGAAAATTCCTGTTAAAATTTTCAAAAAGGATATCAACGATTTCTTTACCGGTAGTGCAGTCCAAACTGATGGATCGTCTGTCGTCTTGACTGGTATCGCCTCCTTAAATAACGCCAAGGTTGATATGCTGGCTGATCCAACAGTCAACTGGTTTGTTGATTATAATTATGAACATATAGATATCCAGACCGGCAAGCCGGTCGGCACCTTGCGCATTCCCGCCTTCCTGGAACATGACGGAGTACGCGTTGATTCCCGCTCTATACTAGCCCAATCATTGCAGTACGTCTCTAAGGAACTGCTAACACTACTGAAAAGCGGCAAGAAAATCTCCGGACTTGAGCATGTTAATGGCGAAGACGTAGAGGAGATCATTTTTACCTCTGGAACAGAGTTAGAATTTTGGATTAAGACCCCGGCTGAGAAGGCTCCTGTTGAAGAACTGTCTGCCACTCAGGCTATGCAGGAGAACTATTGGGCTCGTACCCGTGGCGATGCCCGCACTGCCCTGGAAGAATCGCTGTTGATGATGGCGAATTACGGCCTGGAACCGGAGATGGGACATAAGGAAGTCGGCGGATTAAAGGCACAGATTGACGAGAGCGGCGCTGTTACTCACGTGGTCGAGCAATTGGAGATCGATTGGCGTTTCGCTAATGCCATGCAGGCTGCCGATAATGAGCTTCAAGCGCGCATTCTGGTGAAAGAGGTATTCCGGGAAAATGGACTGGAAGTATCCTTTAAAGCGAAACCGATTATTGGTGTTGCAGGTAATGGCGAACATACCCATGTCGGATTTGCTGCTAAAATGAAGAATGGTAAAATTGTCAACTTGTTCGCGCCAAATGACATGAAAGCTGATTTCATGAGCGCAGTCGGTTATGGTGCCATCATGGGTGTTCTGAAAAACTATGAAGCCATCAATCCATTCGTTTCAGCTACTAATGATTCGCTTAATCGTCTTAAACCCGGCTTTGAAGCGCCAGTCTGTATCGTAACTTCGCTCGGACACAACCCGGCGGTGCCGTCCCGTAACCGTACCATCCTGGCCGGTCTTGTCCGTGATGTCAATAACCCGTTAGCTACTCGTTTTGAAGTCCGCGCTCCGAATCCCTTCACCAACACGTACATCGCGCTCAGCGCATTCTATTTGGCGATGGTTGATGGCGTTAAGGCCGCTGTGAGTGCCGGAAAAACGACCGAAGAACTCTTGGCAGAGCTTTCAAAAGATGCAGGTACGCCTGGATTCTATCTGGAGAAAGATCGCGCCTACCGCAGCGAGCATGATGTATTTGAAGACTATAGCGCTGAAGAGCGGGATCGACTGTTTGGTAAACCGCCTGCAACCGTTTGGGAAAACATGAAGGGTATTGAAAAGTATCCGGATAAGGTAGCTGTTATCACTGCCGGTAATGCCTTCCGCAAACCTCTGGTCGATGCATTCGTGAATGGTGCGTTGTTGCGTTGGAAAACAGAATTAACTACTCGCATCATTCCAGAAAATCTTGACATGATCCGCGAGTACCAATGCCTGCATAATCAAACAACCGGTACCGATGTTGATGATGAGAAGTGGGCAAAGATCAATGCTCTGCGCGTATACCTAGCTAAAGATTCGAAGGCGCAAAAGAGTCTGTTCTGCCGCCTCAAATCAGCCCTGGCAGCCGGCGAGTATGACGCCGCTTCCGATATGCAAATTGAGATGTCCGCTAAAATGGAAGAGTTGAAGTCTATGTACAGCAACTACAAAAAGAACATGATTGACTGCTGCATAGAATAA
- a CDS encoding (Fe-S)-binding protein, giving the protein MENNAALKRKVSQCVRCGQCRFACPIFREAGIESTVARGKLALLRDYLEGKDVPIEEISAILSKCLLCKTCSAQCPSGVHADELILAGRELAVAKVGLSPIKKAVFAVLRRRAVFDLCLTAAGLLQDLGIKRNTDGRLGAVQRFPMPGLSKRRVISPFAAKSLRKQLPEAVHVTNAKARVAFFTGCMANYIYTDSGKATVDILTANGIEVVLPKLQHCCGFPLFTSGDVDSGKLLARHNIDIFASLEVDAVITICGSCGSAWRHEYARLLADEPEYMEKIGRIAKKTYDIAEYLTEIQPMDPNLLGEVNLTVTIHDPCHLGRGLGVIKQVRKLITAIPGVKLKEMKEPDRCCGAGGSFNLTYYELSRDINNRKLNDIASTAADVVVTGCGSCRMHLIDGLCQREMPQNVLHTTQLVAKALAEKQKKQLEESV; this is encoded by the coding sequence ATGGAAAATAATGCAGCGCTTAAACGGAAAGTTAGCCAATGCGTTCGCTGTGGTCAATGTCGCTTCGCCTGCCCGATCTTCCGAGAAGCGGGTATAGAGTCGACGGTTGCTCGAGGCAAATTGGCGCTCTTACGTGATTATCTGGAGGGAAAAGATGTTCCGATAGAGGAAATCTCAGCCATTCTCTCGAAGTGTCTATTGTGTAAGACCTGTTCCGCGCAATGCCCTAGCGGAGTGCATGCGGACGAACTGATTCTAGCCGGCCGAGAACTTGCTGTGGCGAAAGTCGGATTATCGCCGATAAAGAAAGCAGTATTCGCCGTATTGCGGCGACGCGCGGTGTTTGATCTGTGCTTAACCGCCGCTGGACTGCTTCAGGACTTAGGCATTAAACGAAATACAGACGGACGTCTCGGCGCCGTCCAACGATTTCCGATGCCAGGCTTAAGCAAGCGCCGGGTTATTAGTCCTTTTGCCGCGAAGTCGTTGCGTAAACAGTTGCCAGAAGCGGTTCACGTTACCAATGCCAAAGCTCGCGTCGCTTTCTTTACCGGCTGCATGGCTAACTATATCTATACAGACTCCGGCAAAGCGACAGTTGATATCCTGACCGCTAATGGCATTGAGGTTGTGTTGCCAAAATTGCAACATTGCTGCGGATTTCCCCTGTTTACATCTGGTGACGTAGATAGTGGCAAACTACTGGCCAGGCACAATATTGACATATTCGCCAGTCTGGAAGTTGATGCAGTCATTACCATCTGCGGTTCCTGCGGTAGCGCTTGGCGGCATGAATATGCGCGTTTGCTTGCTGATGAACCGGAGTATATGGAGAAAATTGGGCGGATTGCTAAGAAGACTTATGACATTGCTGAATACCTGACTGAAATCCAACCCATGGACCCTAACCTGCTGGGTGAAGTGAATCTGACAGTGACCATACATGACCCCTGCCACTTAGGACGAGGCCTGGGGGTGATCAAGCAGGTGCGTAAACTGATTACCGCCATTCCCGGCGTAAAACTGAAGGAAATGAAAGAACCGGATCGTTGTTGCGGCGCGGGCGGTAGCTTCAATTTGACCTATTATGAATTATCACGTGACATTAATAATCGAAAACTCAACGATATTGCCAGCACAGCTGCGGATGTCGTGGTCACTGGCTGCGGTTCGTGCCGTATGCATCTGATTGACGGACTGTGTCAGAGGGAAATGCCGCAAAACGTTCTGCATACTACGCAGCTCGTTGCTAAGGCACTAGCGGAAAAACAGAAGAAACAATTGGAGGAATCGGTGTGA
- the tpx gene encoding thiol peroxidase — MEKRQGIVTFAGKPITLVGHEVKVGEKAPDFTALTTDLTPFSLSELKGQVVVISVVPSIDTSVCDIQTRWFNEDAAKIDGLVVLSVSVDLPFALKKYCAAKDISTVKTLSDHKDLDFGLKYGFVIEELRLLSRGTVVVDREGVVRYVEYVPVISEQPQYDKVMAAVKACL, encoded by the coding sequence ATGGAAAAACGTCAAGGAATTGTTACTTTTGCTGGGAAGCCGATTACCTTGGTCGGCCACGAAGTTAAAGTGGGCGAAAAAGCCCCTGATTTTACCGCTCTAACTACTGATCTGACCCCATTTTCATTAAGCGAGCTCAAAGGACAAGTTGTCGTCATCAGTGTAGTACCTTCGATTGATACCTCGGTTTGCGACATACAGACCCGTTGGTTCAATGAAGATGCAGCAAAAATTGATGGTTTAGTTGTGCTGTCTGTCAGTGTTGACTTGCCATTTGCATTGAAAAAGTATTGCGCTGCCAAGGATATCAGCACCGTAAAAACGCTATCCGACCACAAAGATCTGGACTTCGGCTTGAAGTATGGGTTCGTGATCGAAGAACTACGCCTGCTGTCCCGTGGCACAGTTGTGGTTGACCGCGAAGGCGTGGTTCGCTATGTGGAGTATGTGCCGGTTATTAGTGAACAGCCACAGTATGATAAGGTGATGGCCGCAGTTAAAGCGTGCTTGTAG
- a CDS encoding FAD-binding oxidoreductase gives MDKSHLQQLVTIAGEKSILTAKSDILCYSYDSSLESQLQQYLPSAVFIPDKAEAIPPVMSFCHQHAIPVIPRGAGTGQAGGAVAKYGGLIIDLSRLNRIIEIDTDNLQVIVEPGVVHADLNQALAPLGFSFPPDPGSTKMATIAGMISYNASGMRAMKYGTTREYVLGLDVVLSDGREIRTGGVACRSLKTVSGYDLTKLFVGAEGTLGIITRARLKIMPLPEKKGIAIAAFNQLGDAGRAVVEVFRNKIVPSAIEILDKSAIKAACLYKPSIKLPTDVAAVLFFEVDGPAAAVSYQAQRVAEICAPIAAHVEWTDAPEQVKVLWEARGVVGAASGRVRPGATRVYIGEDICVPITNVGAALEGIQRIGEKYDTIIVTYGHVADGNFHSAPVIDLESEEEIRRVRLVANEIHELALMLNGTVTGEHGVGLVRDQYMEREHGAALEVMRTIKNALDPKNILNPGKMALGGR, from the coding sequence GAAAAATCTATTCTAACTGCGAAATCCGACATTCTCTGTTATTCCTATGATTCATCGTTAGAGTCACAATTGCAGCAGTACCTGCCATCGGCGGTATTTATTCCGGATAAGGCGGAAGCGATTCCGCCAGTGATGAGCTTTTGCCACCAACATGCAATACCTGTCATTCCCCGCGGCGCCGGCACCGGTCAAGCGGGCGGTGCAGTCGCAAAATACGGCGGCTTGATTATCGACTTGTCGCGTCTGAACAGAATCATCGAGATAGATACCGATAACCTCCAGGTAATCGTTGAGCCAGGTGTCGTTCATGCGGATCTTAACCAGGCGCTTGCCCCGTTGGGATTTTCCTTTCCCCCTGATCCCGGCAGCACGAAAATGGCGACAATCGCTGGCATGATTTCATATAACGCCAGTGGTATGCGGGCGATGAAGTATGGAACAACTCGAGAGTATGTACTAGGTCTCGATGTCGTGCTGTCAGATGGCCGTGAAATTCGCACAGGTGGTGTTGCCTGTCGTTCGCTCAAGACAGTGTCCGGCTATGACCTGACTAAACTGTTTGTCGGAGCGGAAGGCACCCTCGGCATCATTACTCGGGCCAGGCTGAAGATCATGCCGTTGCCGGAGAAAAAAGGTATCGCGATTGCCGCCTTCAATCAACTCGGTGATGCAGGGCGGGCGGTTGTCGAGGTTTTCCGTAATAAGATTGTTCCTTCGGCAATTGAAATACTTGATAAATCGGCGATTAAGGCGGCGTGTTTGTATAAGCCGAGCATCAAATTGCCTACTGACGTTGCCGCCGTACTGTTCTTTGAAGTGGATGGACCAGCGGCTGCCGTTAGTTACCAGGCACAGCGGGTCGCCGAAATCTGCGCCCCGATTGCTGCCCATGTAGAGTGGACAGATGCGCCGGAACAGGTGAAAGTACTCTGGGAGGCGCGCGGCGTCGTTGGCGCCGCCAGCGGTCGGGTTCGTCCCGGTGCTACTCGGGTCTATATTGGAGAAGATATTTGCGTGCCAATTACCAATGTCGGCGCTGCACTTGAGGGAATTCAACGTATTGGTGAAAAATATGACACGATTATTGTAACCTATGGACACGTAGCAGATGGCAATTTCCATTCCGCTCCAGTCATTGACTTAGAGAGTGAAGAAGAAATCCGCCGCGTTCGCCTGGTTGCGAACGAAATTCATGAATTGGCGTTAATGCTGAACGGAACCGTGACCGGTGAACACGGTGTCGGCCTAGTTCGTGATCAATACATGGAACGCGAGCATGGCGCCGCGCTTGAGGTCATGAGGACCATTAAAAATGCCCTTGACCCGAAAAACATACTCAATCCGGGCAAGATGGCGCTTGGAGGTAGGTGA
- a CDS encoding sugar phosphate isomerase/epimerase family protein, which translates to MKLLLSAVLWEKQCKEGLSQTELVGWAKDLNLAGVEFRPFWRDQESEVDQVAALIAKTGLTAVYAANDGILAVDQAQTIQALAALRQSLAIAVRLGAKVLRMNVATGAFDASLAKTDWWLAAMRQILADAEKASILLAVENGPSKDKGDAGLLADLLVTVGSPNFKLTFDTANWLYSGVQPEKALEQFLPYIGYVHLKDAVSEQGVMKHSHPGTGLVDVRGLYKQLLSNGYNGLAALEFPGGDDPLGRARIVADYLCG; encoded by the coding sequence GTGAAGCTTTTACTCAGTGCAGTATTATGGGAAAAGCAATGCAAAGAGGGTTTAAGTCAAACCGAACTCGTTGGCTGGGCAAAGGATTTGAATTTGGCTGGTGTGGAGTTCCGCCCGTTTTGGCGTGATCAAGAATCCGAGGTCGACCAAGTTGCCGCTCTCATCGCAAAAACAGGACTGACTGCAGTTTATGCGGCAAATGATGGAATTTTGGCGGTAGACCAAGCTCAGACAATTCAAGCGTTGGCAGCTCTACGACAGTCGTTGGCCATCGCAGTACGCCTTGGAGCGAAGGTATTACGGATGAATGTCGCAACCGGCGCATTTGATGCCAGCTTAGCAAAAACTGACTGGTGGCTGGCGGCCATGCGGCAGATTCTGGCCGATGCCGAAAAAGCCTCTATTTTGCTGGCTGTTGAAAACGGACCCAGCAAAGACAAGGGTGACGCAGGCCTGCTGGCAGACTTGTTAGTGACAGTTGGTTCGCCAAACTTCAAGCTCACCTTTGACACAGCCAATTGGCTGTACTCGGGTGTTCAGCCGGAAAAAGCGTTGGAACAATTCTTGCCGTACATTGGCTATGTGCATTTGAAAGATGCAGTTTCCGAGCAGGGAGTCATGAAACACAGCCATCCTGGTACTGGTTTGGTTGATGTGCGTGGTCTTTATAAACAGCTACTATCTAATGGTTATAATGGTTTAGCGGCGCTTGAATTTCCCGGTGGAGACGATCCGTTGGGGCGGGCTCGGATCGTGGCAGACTATCTGTGCGGATGA